From one Geoalkalibacter halelectricus genomic stretch:
- a CDS encoding metallophosphoesterase, producing the protein MAYDLIGDIHGQVDELVALLEKLGYEKKSGAYRHSERRAIFAGDYIDRGESNRLVIETVRAMVDAGSALAVMGNHEYNAICFHTRHPDTGEYLRPHSEKNIQQHQRFLDEFSHDPAELKSAIAWFMQLPIYLDLGSLRVVHACWHKEKIAELQADFAQARLSEELLFASSRKKSQADRIIEALLKGPEADLPEGVFFFDKDGHKREEIRTRWWQSEAGTFRDAALYSEEALSGIPEEPFPAEDLIGYATSAAPVFFGHYWLRGRPSVFRENIACIDYSVAELGGSLCCYRWNGEDKLSDDNFVTVSRRN; encoded by the coding sequence ATGGCCTACGATTTGATTGGCGACATCCACGGCCAAGTTGACGAACTCGTGGCGCTGCTAGAAAAACTCGGCTATGAAAAAAAGAGTGGCGCGTACCGACATTCAGAGCGCCGCGCTATTTTTGCGGGAGATTATATCGACCGTGGGGAGAGTAACCGACTTGTAATCGAGACCGTCCGTGCCATGGTCGATGCAGGCTCTGCTCTGGCCGTCATGGGAAACCATGAATACAATGCCATCTGCTTTCATACCCGCCACCCGGACACAGGGGAGTACCTGCGCCCGCACAGTGAAAAAAACATCCAGCAGCATCAACGTTTTCTTGACGAGTTCAGCCATGATCCCGCCGAACTGAAAAGTGCCATCGCGTGGTTTATGCAACTGCCCATCTATCTCGATCTGGGGAGTCTGCGTGTTGTCCACGCCTGCTGGCACAAGGAGAAAATCGCCGAGCTGCAAGCCGACTTCGCTCAAGCCCGACTCAGCGAGGAGCTGCTCTTTGCCTCCAGCCGGAAGAAATCTCAGGCGGATCGGATAATTGAAGCGCTGCTCAAAGGTCCTGAAGCTGACCTGCCGGAGGGTGTTTTCTTTTTCGACAAGGATGGTCACAAACGGGAGGAGATTCGTACCCGATGGTGGCAGTCTGAAGCCGGCACTTTCCGAGATGCCGCTCTGTATTCCGAAGAGGCTCTATCCGGCATTCCCGAAGAGCCTTTCCCCGCTGAAGATCTCATCGGCTATGCCACTTCCGCGGCTCCTGTCTTTTTCGGCCACTACTGGCTTCGGGGAAGGCCGTCCGTTTTCAGGGAAAATATCGCCTGCATCGATTACAGTGTCGCGGAACTCGGAGGCTCTCTGTGCTGCTATCGCTGGAACGGTGAGGACAAACTGTCCGACGACAATTTCGTAACGGTTTCTCGGAGGAATTGA
- a CDS encoding SOS response-associated peptidase, protein MCGRYALFIDLKTLIEAFGLSLPQSPENFTPRYNIAPTQQVLGICQNADGFRHLKWFRWGLIPHWAKDASIGNRMINARCETVHEKPSFRNALRYRRCLIPSSGFFEWKAEGKGKQPYFIRRKDQAPLALAGLWDSWKGPDETIESCTILTTEANPLVANLHDRMPVILSPSEYDTWLDREVDDPGKLQSLFQPFPSDLLEMQPVSTDVNNPLHEGEGCLAAAKSSTSL, encoded by the coding sequence ATGTGCGGACGCTACGCGCTGTTCATCGACCTCAAGACCCTGATCGAGGCTTTCGGCCTCTCCCTGCCTCAGTCGCCCGAGAACTTCACCCCGCGCTACAACATCGCTCCTACCCAGCAGGTGCTGGGCATCTGCCAAAACGCCGACGGCTTTCGCCATCTCAAATGGTTTCGCTGGGGGCTGATTCCCCACTGGGCCAAGGATGCCTCCATCGGCAACCGCATGATCAACGCCCGCTGCGAGACCGTCCACGAGAAACCCTCCTTTCGCAACGCTCTGCGCTACCGGCGCTGCCTGATCCCCAGTTCAGGCTTTTTCGAGTGGAAGGCCGAAGGGAAGGGCAAGCAGCCCTATTTCATTCGCCGCAAGGACCAGGCGCCCCTGGCCTTGGCCGGACTCTGGGACAGCTGGAAGGGGCCGGATGAAACCATCGAATCCTGCACCATCCTCACCACCGAAGCCAATCCCCTGGTCGCGAACCTACATGACCGCATGCCGGTGATCCTTTCTCCGTCCGAGTACGACACCTGGCTTGACCGCGAGGTGGATGATCCGGGAAAGCTTCAGTCTCTCTTTCAGCCGTTTCCGTCCGATCTGCTGGAGATGCAGCCGGTGTCCACCGATGTGAATAATCCGCTGCATGAGGGGGAGGGTTGCCTGGCTGCTGCGAAGTCTTCCACCTCATTGTAA
- a CDS encoding threonyl-tRNA synthetase editing domain-containing protein: MKLLMIYTEHFAYQPAVKTLESEPDCTQGDRIDAALIGFIHAEACDEEDMGRVETRLIKNLKWGARKNDTRCIVLHSFSHLAETKASADFTRELLNRAEQRLRSADYEVRQTPFGYFLDLDLKAPGRSTARIFASF; this comes from the coding sequence ATGAAACTGCTGATGATCTATACCGAGCATTTCGCGTATCAGCCTGCCGTCAAAACCCTGGAGAGCGAGCCGGACTGCACGCAGGGAGATCGGATCGACGCCGCCCTGATCGGCTTCATTCACGCCGAAGCCTGCGATGAAGAGGATATGGGCCGGGTGGAAACGCGCCTGATCAAAAACCTCAAGTGGGGCGCGCGCAAGAACGACACGCGATGCATCGTGCTGCATTCCTTTTCTCATCTCGCCGAGACCAAGGCGTCTGCCGACTTTACCCGTGAGCTGCTCAACCGCGCCGAGCAGCGTCTGCGCAGCGCCGACTACGAAGTCCGGCAGACCCCTTTTGGCTACTTCCTCGATCTCGACCTCAAGGCCCCGGGCCGCTCCACCGCGCGGATTTTCGCGTCCTTCTGA
- a CDS encoding helix-turn-helix transcriptional regulator: MALHSNKGAETTSQVRNPLPATGYLRLSQILGSPKADPPIPPLIPIARSTWWAGVKEKRFPAPVKLGPRTTVWRVEDILALIEGTYEPPVGSDHSACQ; this comes from the coding sequence ATGGCGCTGCATTCGAACAAAGGTGCTGAGACGACCAGCCAGGTGCGCAACCCCTTGCCGGCCACCGGCTATTTGAGACTGAGCCAGATTCTCGGCTCTCCCAAGGCCGATCCCCCCATCCCGCCGCTCATCCCCATCGCCAGGAGCACCTGGTGGGCCGGCGTCAAGGAGAAGCGTTTTCCCGCTCCGGTCAAACTCGGCCCGCGCACCACCGTGTGGCGCGTCGAGGACATCCTGGCGCTGATCGAGGGCACCTACGAGCCGCCCGTCGGGTCCGATCATTCCGCCTGTCAGTGA
- a CDS encoding type II toxin-antitoxin system VapC family toxin, translated as MQRFLLDTHVFLWWLDDAPELGPYCRELIADQRNEVFVSAATTWEISIKKTIGKLDAPEDMDSIVEDEGFSKLPINLYHGQLAGSLPVLHRDPFDRLLVAQEQVEDLILMTSDANIGLYNVCVRSPED; from the coding sequence ATGCAACGTTTTTTGCTCGATACACATGTTTTTCTCTGGTGGCTCGACGATGCGCCCGAACTTGGGCCGTACTGCAGGGAGCTCATTGCTGACCAACGCAATGAGGTTTTTGTCAGTGCCGCTACAACTTGGGAGATCTCCATCAAAAAAACGATCGGTAAACTGGACGCCCCGGAGGACATGGACTCTATCGTCGAAGATGAGGGGTTCAGCAAGCTTCCAATCAATCTCTATCATGGCCAACTAGCCGGGAGCCTCCCTGTACTGCATCGCGATCCGTTCGATCGCCTGTTAGTAGCGCAGGAACAAGTAGAAGACCTTATTTTGATGACCTCTGACGCTAATATCGGGTTGTACAACGTTTGCGTCCGGAGCCCCGAAGATTAA
- a CDS encoding type II toxin-antitoxin system Phd/YefM family antitoxin, whose amino-acid sequence MKVNMHEAKSNLSALAEKAWEGETVVIAKAGKPYVDLLPHKEGRFQRKPGRFKGQIRIADDFDRTPQDVIDAFEGKN is encoded by the coding sequence ATGAAAGTCAACATGCATGAGGCGAAAAGCAACCTGTCAGCATTGGCGGAGAAAGCTTGGGAAGGGGAGACCGTTGTTATTGCCAAAGCCGGAAAACCCTATGTTGATCTTTTGCCGCACAAAGAAGGCCGTTTTCAGCGCAAACCTGGCCGATTCAAAGGCCAAATCCGCATTGCCGATGACTTTGACCGGACACCGCAGGACGTCATAGATGCCTTCGAGGGAAAAAACTGA
- a CDS encoding HDOD domain-containing protein gives MTITGADKILTEDILPMLPAVAVKILSLESETEVATLARIASQDPSLSARILRAANSPLYAPMAPIGHIKRAVILLGERQVRSLSLAFSLIPLQCAQLDFARFWEHSLVTAVATRRILTITNPKHAEEGFTAGLLANLGAILLAGAHPREYLGILQGCRDTDFALTNAERAAFGFDHVELGAAAARRWNFPESFQAIIAHHHNLREFDGPENVKSFVHAAYLAGMLADFFHSEQTDKSLVALSKALEHTPGLAGASLDDLSEGIEDEIRKAAAWLGIRIAIETPLAEILEAANRRLVALTVEYEQTVQWFYRTYVDRIRPSRSKENDS, from the coding sequence ATGACAATTACCGGCGCCGACAAGATTCTAACCGAGGACATCCTGCCGATGCTGCCGGCTGTTGCCGTCAAGATCCTATCTCTGGAGTCTGAAACTGAGGTTGCGACACTCGCGCGCATTGCCTCCCAGGACCCCTCTCTTTCGGCCCGTATCCTCCGAGCCGCCAACTCCCCACTCTATGCACCCATGGCACCCATCGGCCATATAAAACGCGCTGTCATCCTTCTTGGTGAGCGCCAGGTGCGCTCCCTGTCGCTGGCGTTTTCTCTGATTCCTCTCCAGTGTGCCCAGCTGGATTTTGCGCGATTTTGGGAACATTCTTTGGTGACGGCTGTCGCAACGCGTCGCATCCTTACTATCACCAACCCAAAACACGCCGAGGAGGGTTTTACCGCGGGCCTTTTGGCCAACCTCGGGGCAATACTGCTTGCAGGCGCCCATCCCCGTGAATATTTGGGGATTCTCCAAGGGTGCCGGGACACGGACTTTGCCTTGACCAATGCGGAGCGGGCGGCGTTTGGATTTGACCATGTGGAACTCGGAGCAGCCGCGGCGCGGCGCTGGAATTTCCCCGAAAGCTTTCAAGCCATCATTGCTCATCACCACAACCTGAGGGAGTTTGACGGCCCAGAAAACGTCAAGTCCTTCGTCCATGCAGCGTACCTTGCCGGGATGCTGGCCGACTTTTTTCATTCAGAGCAGACCGATAAGAGCCTCGTCGCTCTCTCCAAAGCTCTGGAACATACTCCCGGCCTGGCCGGCGCCAGCCTCGATGACTTGAGCGAAGGGATTGAAGATGAGATCCGCAAAGCTGCTGCGTGGTTGGGCATTCGCATCGCAATCGAAACCCCGCTGGCGGAGATTCTCGAAGCGGCGAATCGGCGGTTGGTGGCCCTCACAGTGGAATATGAGCAAACCGTGCAGTGGTTTTACAGGACATACGTCGACCGGATCCGACCCTCCCGAAGCAAGGAAAATGACTCCTGA
- a CDS encoding nicotinate phosphoribosyltransferase, translated as MRYPALLTDLYELTMLAGYFQKGMHEDEAVFDLFFRKNPFKGGYAVFAGLEPALRYLEELRFSDEDLAYLASLGSFKADFLDYLRTFRFTGKLTAPPEGTLIFNHEPLVTVEGKLAEAQLVETALLNIINFQTLVATKAARIHGACGEGVVLEFGLRRAHGPDGGLSAARGAYVGGVRSSSNVWAGQVYGIEVKGTHAHSWVMAFDDELSAFRAYAEVFPDSTVLLVDTYDTLKSGLPHALTVARELRATGHELLGIRLDSGDLAYLSRQARHMLDEAGFPKVKILASNELDEFVIDSIRREGGCIDIYGVGTNLVTAAGEGGGHLGGVYKLVRHAGHPKLKVTSDIAKATLPDRKRLLRLVEPDGSFHQDVICCEGETLSPGDWVYDPANPAHRKKIPAGVRFEEVREVCMEGGKIVKELPGLDACADRCAAQRKKMPNGTLRLYNPHIYKVSISQKLHDLRQCLMEESLKA; from the coding sequence ATCCGTTACCCCGCCCTGCTCACCGACCTGTATGAACTGACCATGCTAGCGGGATATTTTCAAAAAGGCATGCACGAGGATGAGGCCGTCTTCGATCTGTTTTTTCGCAAAAATCCCTTCAAGGGGGGCTACGCGGTGTTCGCCGGCCTCGAACCGGCGCTGCGCTATCTCGAAGAGCTGCGCTTCAGCGACGAGGATCTGGCCTACCTGGCCAGTCTGGGGAGCTTCAAGGCGGATTTTCTGGATTATCTGCGCACTTTTCGCTTTACCGGCAAGCTCACCGCGCCGCCCGAGGGGACGCTGATTTTCAACCACGAACCGCTGGTGACGGTGGAGGGCAAGCTGGCCGAGGCGCAACTGGTTGAAACCGCCTTGCTCAACATCATCAACTTCCAGACCCTGGTCGCCACCAAAGCGGCGCGCATCCACGGGGCCTGCGGCGAAGGGGTGGTGCTTGAATTCGGCCTGCGCCGCGCCCACGGGCCCGACGGCGGGCTGAGCGCGGCGCGCGGTGCCTATGTGGGCGGCGTGCGCAGCAGCAGCAACGTCTGGGCGGGGCAGGTCTACGGCATCGAGGTCAAGGGGACTCATGCCCATAGCTGGGTGATGGCCTTTGACGACGAACTGAGCGCCTTTCGCGCCTATGCCGAGGTGTTCCCCGACAGCACGGTGCTGCTGGTCGATACCTACGACACGCTGAAGAGCGGACTGCCCCACGCCCTGACCGTGGCGCGGGAATTACGCGCCACGGGCCACGAACTGCTCGGCATTCGTCTTGACTCGGGCGACCTCGCCTATCTCAGCCGCCAGGCTCGCCACATGCTGGATGAGGCGGGATTTCCCAAGGTCAAAATCCTCGCCTCCAACGAGCTGGATGAATTTGTCATCGATTCCATCCGTCGCGAGGGCGGCTGCATCGATATCTACGGCGTCGGCACCAACCTCGTCACCGCCGCGGGCGAGGGCGGGGGACATCTCGGCGGGGTCTACAAGCTGGTGCGCCACGCCGGCCACCCCAAGCTCAAGGTCACCAGCGACATCGCCAAAGCCACCCTGCCGGATCGCAAGCGACTTCTGCGGCTGGTCGAACCGGACGGCAGCTTTCACCAGGATGTCATTTGCTGTGAGGGGGAAACCCTGAGCCCGGGTGATTGGGTCTATGACCCCGCCAACCCGGCCCACCGCAAGAAAATTCCCGCCGGGGTGCGTTTCGAGGAGGTGCGCGAGGTATGCATGGAGGGCGGCAAGATCGTCAAGGAATTGCCCGGTCTCGATGCCTGCGCCGACCGGTGCGCCGCGCAGCGCAAAAAAATGCCCAACGGCACCCTGCGCCTGTACAATCCGCACATCTACAAGGTGTCCATCAGTCAGAAGCTCCACGACCTGCGCCAGTGCCTGATGGAGGAATCCCTGAAGGCGTAG
- a CDS encoding DUF362 domain-containing protein: MGTHYIIEDCTTCGACEPVCPVEAIHPGDPMYTIDKDACIDCGACDDVCPVDAIKWEQTNL, translated from the coding sequence ATGGGGACGCACTACATCATCGAAGACTGCACCACCTGCGGCGCGTGCGAGCCGGTCTGCCCCGTCGAAGCGATTCATCCGGGCGATCCCATGTACACCATCGACAAGGATGCCTGCATCGACTGCGGAGCCTGTGACGATGTCTGCCCGGTGGATGCCATCAAGTGGGAGCAAACGAACCTTTAG
- a CDS encoding SAM-dependent methyltransferase produces MHRRHFPSLSILGLLLALAVQCGTPSSSNAEASWDIWPDVLYVPTPPEVVEEMLRLADVGPGDVVYDLGSGDGRIVISAARDRGARGVGVDIDPQLIRLSERNAQREGVADRVRFVEEDLFRIDFSEAGVVTLYLLPDLNLRLRPELFRQLRPGTRVVSHAFHMEDWRPDEEARVGRHDIFFWVIPANVSGRWSWQMPEQFEDEGVELELEQTFQQVSGFLRSANGVHGLSWAALRGDRLMLVFDEGVGADAKPVIFEGRLDGEQIRGSFVREGGEPQPWRAVREAGSLRPLETGW; encoded by the coding sequence ATGCACCGTCGTCATTTTCCATCCCTGTCGATCCTGGGGCTGTTGCTTGCCCTGGCCGTCCAGTGCGGCACCCCTTCGTCGAGCAACGCCGAGGCGTCCTGGGACATCTGGCCGGATGTGCTCTACGTGCCCACCCCTCCGGAGGTGGTGGAGGAGATGCTGCGCCTGGCCGACGTGGGGCCGGGGGATGTGGTCTATGACCTGGGCAGCGGCGACGGGCGCATCGTCATCAGCGCCGCTCGTGATCGCGGCGCACGCGGCGTGGGGGTGGATATCGACCCGCAGTTGATCCGCTTGAGCGAGCGCAACGCCCAACGCGAGGGCGTGGCCGACCGGGTGCGGTTTGTCGAGGAGGATTTGTTTCGCATCGATTTCAGCGAGGCCGGCGTCGTCACGCTCTACCTGCTGCCCGATCTCAACCTGCGTTTGCGCCCCGAGCTGTTTCGCCAATTGCGACCCGGCACGCGCGTGGTGTCACACGCCTTTCACATGGAGGATTGGCGTCCCGACGAGGAAGCGCGCGTCGGCCGCCACGACATCTTCTTCTGGGTCATCCCCGCCAACGTCTCGGGCCGCTGGAGCTGGCAGATGCCCGAACAGTTTGAGGACGAGGGCGTCGAGCTGGAGTTGGAGCAGACCTTTCAGCAGGTCAGTGGATTTTTGCGCAGCGCGAACGGTGTGCACGGCCTGAGCTGGGCGGCCCTGCGTGGAGATCGTCTGATGCTGGTCTTCGATGAGGGTGTCGGCGCGGACGCCAAGCCGGTGATTTTTGAGGGGCGCCTGGACGGCGAGCAGATCCGGGGCAGTTTCGTTCGCGAGGGCGGCGAGCCACAACCCTGGCGGGCGGTGCGCGAGGCGGGGAGCCTGAGGCCCCTGGAAACGGGCTGGTAG
- a CDS encoding DUF4168 domain-containing protein, whose product MEKTILKSRKVLFAGALIASLALAATPAMAQPGYGAAPAQQAAGQDFDAQTLDQFADAAIALSEIQEEFAEQLHGVQDQEEAMAIQERVNEKMVQSVQEQGLEVQTYNAIANQMNADPQLQAKVQQLIAEKMAN is encoded by the coding sequence ATGGAAAAAACAATTCTAAAAAGCCGCAAGGTTCTGTTTGCCGGTGCTCTTATCGCGTCCCTGGCCCTGGCCGCAACTCCCGCAATGGCCCAGCCCGGCTACGGCGCCGCGCCGGCTCAACAGGCGGCAGGACAGGATTTTGATGCCCAGACCCTGGATCAATTCGCCGATGCCGCCATCGCCCTGAGCGAAATTCAGGAGGAGTTCGCGGAGCAGCTCCATGGCGTGCAGGACCAGGAAGAGGCTATGGCAATTCAGGAGCGGGTCAATGAAAAGATGGTACAATCCGTTCAGGAGCAGGGTCTGGAAGTGCAGACCTATAATGCCATCGCCAATCAGATGAACGCCGATCCGCAATTGCAGGCCAAGGTTCAGCAATTGATCGCCGAAAAAATGGCCAACTAG
- a CDS encoding sensor histidine kinase, with amino-acid sequence MFFWPLKRGLSLRISLLLYLVFPLIVVLAVTGYYSLLRLEQQVEKRMQEDIELIARAIRGPLEHSLEHGREGGLAQTLASAFRIGRVYGVYVYDAHGRKIASSGPREPEVHSLELAELAAKGDRVGGYQDARGAQIYSYFVPLSDSVGRNTGLLQLTREGRDFQQDLLQVRHQGILLLSLLSVLLVGMVLFGHHQVIGRNLGSLVKSMARIEKGDRSHRAAERGPREMRHLALGMNAMLDSIARSEKELEQRRHRQIELEQQLQQSRKMAAIGQLAAGVAHELGTPLSVVSGKAQRMLRNPELPNSVAEVFGQIRDAVQRMEHIVRQLLDFGRGNPLRLNSTPLESVAESAAAMVQEEAHAKRVSLSLNGPRPSPNASVDRVRMEQALINLLRNAIQATHHGGRVCLSWFAEEDRLGFAVADDGPGVPEELRDRLFEPFFTTKAVGEGTGLGLSVAQAAARDHGGTLNVGRAEIGGALFTLTLESRD; translated from the coding sequence ATGTTTTTCTGGCCACTGAAGCGCGGCTTGAGCCTGCGCATCTCGCTGCTGCTGTACCTGGTTTTTCCACTCATCGTCGTGCTGGCCGTCACGGGCTACTACAGCCTGCTCCGTCTTGAACAGCAGGTCGAAAAACGCATGCAGGAGGATATCGAACTCATCGCCCGCGCTATTCGCGGACCCCTGGAGCACTCTCTTGAACACGGGCGCGAAGGCGGTTTGGCTCAAACTCTTGCTTCGGCCTTTCGCATCGGGCGGGTCTACGGGGTTTATGTTTACGACGCCCACGGCCGCAAAATCGCCTCCAGCGGGCCGCGCGAGCCCGAGGTGCACAGCCTGGAACTGGCTGAATTAGCGGCCAAGGGCGACCGCGTCGGCGGCTATCAGGACGCGCGCGGCGCGCAGATTTATTCCTATTTCGTCCCCCTGTCCGATTCGGTGGGCCGCAATACCGGGCTGTTGCAGCTCACCCGCGAAGGCCGCGATTTTCAACAGGATCTCTTACAGGTGCGCCACCAGGGCATCCTCCTGCTGAGCCTGCTGTCCGTGCTGCTGGTCGGCATGGTGCTTTTCGGCCACCACCAGGTCATCGGGCGTAATCTGGGGTCGCTGGTCAAATCCATGGCCCGCATTGAAAAAGGGGATCGCTCGCACCGGGCCGCCGAGCGAGGCCCGCGCGAAATGCGCCATCTGGCCTTGGGCATGAATGCCATGCTCGACAGCATCGCCCGTTCGGAAAAAGAATTGGAGCAGCGCCGGCACCGCCAGATCGAGCTGGAGCAGCAGTTGCAGCAATCGCGCAAAATGGCCGCCATCGGCCAATTGGCCGCAGGCGTGGCCCACGAGCTGGGCACGCCCCTGAGCGTGGTCTCCGGCAAAGCTCAGCGCATGCTGCGCAACCCAGAGCTACCGAATTCCGTGGCCGAGGTCTTTGGTCAGATTCGCGATGCCGTTCAAAGAATGGAGCACATCGTACGCCAACTGCTCGATTTCGGTCGGGGCAACCCCCTGCGTTTAAACTCCACGCCCCTTGAATCCGTCGCGGAGTCCGCTGCCGCCATGGTGCAGGAAGAGGCTCATGCCAAGCGGGTTTCCCTGAGCCTGAATGGTCCGCGACCCTCGCCCAATGCATCCGTCGACCGGGTGCGCATGGAGCAGGCTTTGATAAACCTGCTGCGCAACGCCATTCAGGCCACCCACCACGGCGGCCGGGTCTGTTTGAGCTGGTTTGCCGAGGAGGATCGCCTGGGCTTTGCCGTCGCCGACGACGGCCCCGGCGTGCCGGAGGAGTTGCGTGATCGCCTCTTCGAGCCGTTCTTCACCACCAAGGCCGTCGGCGAGGGCACCGGCCTAGGCCTGTCCGTCGCCCAGGCGGCGGCCCGCGATCATGGCGGAACTCTCAATGTCGGCCGCGCGGAAATAGGTGGAGCGCTGTTTACGTTGACCTTGGAAAGCCGGGACTGA